A section of the Agrococcus sp. SGAir0287 genome encodes:
- a CDS encoding transglutaminase-like domain-containing protein, translated as MTQWRLAALTASVLAILAACLPMGALFGSTRIVPVVATALLAGTGIAVLGWWRRWPALWLILVGLGTLAIVAPPLVAPELLAGILPTPEAYAVVVPAIWQSWRDILTIQTPVGVGGGVLMAPLLLVLGGSAISGSIVLRAHRAELAAIVPVAIAIWTILFGPARPWAPVLHAVLVTGLVVVLVSIVRQARRRRAAPRTLSTLWRRSIASLTVAAAAIGCGIVGGAAVLGDRTVLRSDPVMLDTSQLDSPLSAFRASHEPPRRDETVLVATGLAPGDRLSVAVLDAYDGVVAGVGDAAFVRQPAIPPSGDEVLGVTVQALDGPWIPHVGTPESVGFVGARAPALQATLHADADTGDLLATAGIQPGDAYEIAFHRDAAVDDLSTLTPAGRPRLGVTPPADAVSWLSGWTQDATTPGERLAALVDGLAADGYLSHGVDDDAPSRAGHSLARIAELFDGVMVGDGEQYAVAAALLAEQLGFPARIVVGYVPGSIVDGQPTTVVAGDLDAWIEVSTQESGWVAIPVTPEERPIPEEEATAPQPSTQPQAPAGPVLPEGGIEGDQQPADPVQPPAQAVDDGLLLAVLGVVATALGGVLLVASPALAVLGAKLLRRRRRRIAPTAAARVDGAWREFVDAAVDRGRSRQTAATRLEYARGAQEAAFARAVDATLFGRTDPDDASVDEAWSHRQRLVDALDEGRPWHRRLRARLSLRSLVHR; from the coding sequence ATGACGCAGTGGCGCCTCGCCGCGCTCACGGCGAGCGTCCTCGCGATCCTCGCCGCGTGCCTGCCCATGGGTGCGCTCTTCGGGTCGACGCGCATCGTGCCCGTCGTCGCCACCGCGCTCCTCGCAGGCACGGGCATCGCGGTGCTCGGCTGGTGGCGGCGCTGGCCGGCGCTGTGGCTCATCCTCGTGGGCCTCGGCACGCTCGCGATCGTCGCGCCGCCGCTCGTCGCGCCCGAGCTCCTCGCGGGCATCCTGCCGACCCCCGAGGCCTACGCGGTCGTCGTCCCGGCCATCTGGCAGTCGTGGCGCGACATCCTCACCATCCAGACCCCCGTCGGCGTCGGCGGCGGCGTGCTCATGGCACCGCTGCTGCTCGTGCTCGGCGGCTCGGCGATCTCCGGATCGATCGTGCTGCGCGCGCACCGCGCCGAGCTCGCGGCGATCGTGCCGGTCGCGATCGCGATCTGGACGATCCTCTTCGGCCCTGCCAGGCCCTGGGCTCCCGTGCTGCACGCCGTGCTCGTCACGGGCCTCGTCGTCGTGCTCGTGTCGATCGTGCGACAGGCTCGACGCCGCCGCGCGGCACCGCGCACCCTCTCCACGCTCTGGCGGCGCTCGATCGCGTCGCTCACGGTCGCCGCCGCCGCGATCGGCTGCGGCATCGTCGGCGGTGCGGCGGTGCTCGGCGACCGCACCGTGCTGCGCTCCGATCCCGTCATGCTCGACACGAGCCAGCTCGACAGCCCGCTGTCGGCCTTCCGAGCCTCGCACGAGCCGCCCAGGCGCGACGAGACCGTGCTCGTCGCCACGGGCCTCGCGCCCGGCGATCGCCTCTCCGTCGCGGTGCTCGACGCCTACGACGGCGTCGTCGCAGGGGTGGGCGATGCGGCGTTCGTGCGCCAGCCAGCGATCCCGCCGTCGGGCGACGAGGTGCTGGGCGTGACGGTGCAGGCGCTCGACGGACCGTGGATCCCGCACGTCGGCACGCCCGAGAGCGTCGGGTTCGTGGGTGCTCGCGCACCGGCGCTGCAGGCCACGCTCCACGCGGACGCCGACACCGGCGACCTGCTCGCGACGGCCGGGATCCAGCCCGGGGACGCGTACGAGATCGCCTTCCATCGCGATGCCGCGGTCGACGACCTCTCGACGCTCACTCCCGCGGGTCGGCCGCGGCTGGGCGTCACGCCGCCCGCCGACGCCGTCTCCTGGCTGTCCGGCTGGACGCAGGATGCGACGACGCCCGGCGAGCGCCTCGCGGCGCTCGTCGACGGGCTCGCCGCCGACGGCTACCTGAGCCACGGGGTCGACGACGACGCACCGTCGCGCGCGGGCCACTCGCTCGCGCGCATCGCCGAGCTGTTCGACGGCGTCATGGTCGGCGATGGCGAGCAGTACGCCGTCGCCGCCGCCCTGCTCGCCGAGCAGCTGGGATTCCCGGCGCGCATCGTCGTCGGCTACGTGCCGGGCTCGATCGTCGACGGGCAGCCGACGACGGTGGTCGCAGGCGACCTCGACGCCTGGATCGAGGTGTCGACGCAGGAGTCCGGCTGGGTCGCCATCCCGGTGACGCCCGAGGAGCGGCCCATCCCCGAGGAGGAGGCGACGGCGCCGCAGCCCTCGACCCAGCCCCAGGCGCCGGCGGGCCCCGTGCTGCCCGAGGGCGGCATCGAGGGCGACCAGCAGCCCGCGGATCCCGTGCAGCCGCCCGCCCAGGCGGTCGACGACGGACTCCTGCTCGCCGTGCTCGGCGTCGTCGCGACCGCGCTCGGCGGCGTGCTGCTCGTCGCGTCGCCCGCGCTCGCGGTGCTCGGCGCGAAGCTGCTGCGGCGTCGCAGGCGACGCATCGCGCCGACTGCCGCGGCGCGCGTGGACGGCGCCTGGCGCGAGTTCGTCGATGCCGCCGTCGACCGCGGACGCTCCCGGCAGACGGCGGCGACGCGGCTCGAGTACGCGCGCGGCGCGCAGGAGGCCGCCTTCGCGCGCGCCGTCGACGCGACGCTCTTCGGCCGCACCGACCCCGACGATGCGAGCG
- a CDS encoding DUF58 domain-containing protein codes for MIELLRRSTRVVTGWGWTLVGVAIVGGPVGVALGWVELVVAASGALLLVLAALPWVLGQRDVDVQLALSAERVPVGQPAHATLVVRRPGRFFAPRAIDVLVGDVVYRLDLPRLDTGEDSTQRIVLDTRRRGRVVVGPATVLRTDPFGILERTHVLTAASELVVHPRVARIPSVAAGLVRDLEGETSAELTADDVAFHSLRDYHPGDEPRHVHWRSTARTGQLLVRQFEPSKRSDTLVCVSTSAEDYGADDFELALEVVATIASAAIAQRRSVRVVESPSSGRLDPATVDARTRDRLLDALTDLATDRRLGIVDVVRSIALAPQASVAWIVVGGTAAPRRLREATGLLPPDVAPIVLRADALAPPSVGRLGRVPVLTVGLLEDLPRGLRSEALA; via the coding sequence GTGATCGAGCTGCTGCGGCGCTCGACGCGCGTCGTCACCGGCTGGGGATGGACGCTCGTGGGCGTCGCGATCGTCGGCGGTCCCGTCGGCGTCGCGCTCGGCTGGGTCGAGCTCGTCGTCGCCGCCTCCGGTGCGCTGCTGCTCGTGCTCGCGGCGCTGCCCTGGGTGCTCGGGCAGCGCGACGTCGACGTGCAGCTCGCGCTGTCCGCCGAGCGCGTGCCGGTCGGCCAGCCCGCGCACGCCACGCTCGTCGTGCGCAGGCCGGGGCGCTTCTTCGCGCCGCGCGCGATCGACGTGCTCGTGGGCGACGTCGTGTACCGCCTCGACCTGCCGCGCCTCGACACGGGAGAGGACTCGACGCAGCGCATCGTGCTCGACACGCGCCGCCGCGGCAGGGTCGTCGTCGGACCGGCGACCGTGCTGCGCACGGACCCCTTCGGCATCCTCGAGCGCACGCACGTGCTCACGGCGGCGAGCGAGCTCGTCGTGCATCCGCGGGTCGCGCGGATCCCGTCGGTCGCCGCGGGCCTCGTCCGCGACCTCGAGGGCGAGACCTCCGCCGAGCTCACCGCCGACGACGTCGCGTTCCACAGCCTGCGCGACTACCACCCCGGCGACGAGCCGCGGCACGTCCACTGGCGATCGACGGCGCGGACCGGGCAGCTGCTCGTGCGGCAGTTCGAGCCGTCGAAGCGCAGCGACACGCTCGTGTGCGTCTCGACGAGCGCGGAGGACTACGGCGCCGACGACTTCGAGCTCGCGCTCGAGGTCGTCGCCACGATCGCGTCGGCCGCCATCGCGCAGCGCCGCAGCGTGCGCGTCGTCGAGAGCCCCTCGAGCGGCCGCCTCGACCCGGCGACCGTCGATGCGCGCACGCGCGATCGCCTGCTCGACGCCCTGACGGACCTCGCCACGGATCGTCGGCTCGGGATCGTCGACGTCGTGCGCTCGATCGCGCTCGCCCCGCAGGCCTCCGTCGCCTGGATCGTCGTCGGCGGCACGGCAGCGCCGCGACGGCTGCGCGAGGCGACGGGTCTGCTGCCGCCGGACGTCGCCCCGATCGTGCTGCGCGCGGACGCGCTCGCTCCACCGTCCGTCGGTCGCCTCGGGCGCGTGCCCGTGCTGACGGTCGGCCTGCTCGAGGACCTGCCCCGCGGGCTCCGCTCGGAGGCGCTCGCATGA
- a CDS encoding AAA family ATPase yields MTDDVTAIRELGDRMAEAIEPVLVGKAHVVRLALTAMLSGGHLLVEDNPGTGKTSLARALAACIDGSASRIQFTPDLLPGDITGVSIWDQSTGRFRFHEGPVFANVVLADEINRASPKTQSAMLEVMQEGRVTVDGRPHAVPAPFMVVATQNPIEQSGTYRLPEAQLDRFALRTSIGYPDHASTLRILEGSAEPVDPASLAPVVDTARLRELAGVVATVHVDAAVADYVARIVDATRQSGEVRLGVSVRGALSLVRTARAYAALDGRDYVTPDDVKALVIPVLAHRIVLEPEAELDGITQETILQQLMLSTPPPRGRDRS; encoded by the coding sequence ATGACCGACGACGTGACCGCGATCCGCGAGCTGGGCGACCGCATGGCCGAGGCCATCGAGCCCGTGCTCGTCGGCAAGGCCCACGTCGTGCGCCTCGCGCTCACGGCGATGCTCTCGGGCGGCCACCTGCTCGTCGAGGACAACCCCGGCACCGGCAAGACGTCGCTCGCCCGCGCGCTCGCGGCGTGCATCGACGGATCCGCGTCGCGCATCCAGTTCACCCCCGACCTGCTGCCCGGCGACATCACGGGCGTGAGCATCTGGGACCAGTCCACCGGCCGCTTCCGCTTCCACGAGGGTCCGGTCTTCGCCAACGTCGTCCTCGCCGACGAGATCAACCGCGCGAGCCCGAAGACGCAGTCGGCGATGCTCGAGGTCATGCAGGAGGGCCGCGTGACGGTCGACGGGCGGCCGCATGCCGTGCCCGCGCCGTTCATGGTCGTCGCGACGCAGAACCCGATCGAGCAGTCGGGCACGTACCGTCTGCCCGAGGCGCAGCTCGATCGCTTCGCGCTGCGCACGTCCATCGGCTACCCCGACCACGCGTCGACGCTGCGCATCCTCGAGGGGTCCGCCGAGCCCGTCGATCCCGCGTCGCTCGCGCCCGTCGTCGACACGGCGCGGCTGCGGGAGCTCGCGGGCGTCGTCGCGACCGTGCACGTCGACGCGGCCGTCGCCGACTACGTCGCGCGGATCGTCGACGCGACGCGGCAGTCTGGCGAGGTGCGCCTGGGGGTGAGCGTGCGCGGCGCGCTCTCGCTCGTGCGGACGGCGCGCGCCTACGCGGCTCTCGACGGCCGCGACTACGTGACTCCCGACGACGTCAAGGCGCTCGTCATCCCCGTGCTCGCGCACCGCATCGTGCTCGAGCCCGAGGCCGAGCTCGACGGCATCACGCAGGAGACGATCCTGCAGCAGCTCATGCTCTCGACCCCGCCGCCGCGAGGCCGCGACCGATCGTGA
- a CDS encoding Ig-like domain-containing protein: MSRATRIGGIALGGVLAVSVATAAALWPGNAALDPRLDASSVWVANAAADLVGVVNTQTDQLESIVAPGGAASEVVQGSEGVLVVDRAASVMRALDPATLERGPAVLLPAGSDVQVAGDAVSIVAPSSGDVWVTDVAAVQSGEELGDPVVQLGRGAVAALTSSTLFAASPGLGRVLEIDVATGETLASSDAPMSPEEPSLQITAVGERWVLLDTTSNVLSSRGWETRLQAESAVLQLPGPASGRVLVATDTGIEARELGVETVDVVASGLDGAPSRPLVHDGCVFGAWASGAVWRGCGADEALLELDGVEAGAQLALVARGDAVVLADAGSGDAWTVARDGALVDDWSLPAPPAVAPGGEEPEDPGAGADDPEQLPPTANDDALGARPGRVTLLPVLENDVDPNGDVLTVVAVDGDPNATIAPDGRSIRLALPADASGQVVLAYRISDGAGGEDTATATVEVRAPEQDEPPVAQRSVQLEIAPGEAVVANAFDHWIDPDGDALVLVDASSDAGDVVRFRGDGRIEIVDGGAGTVRDLAIAVSDGTTIVRGTIGLVPVEQPPLVAGTVTATTRLGQTTILEPLLSARGGDALSLHNVNGPAGVVQASYVDDTIAVTPDAVGTTAFTYVVSDGVETATGQVRVQVLPAVDPATPPQPAPHAVGVLSGGAVEVPVADLDVDPAGGVLVVTGASVDSDAVRVDVVDQERVRIELGGPLGGPATVRYGLSNGASTAEGTIEVVERDAAMQAPIARDDAVRVQPGGAVDVPVLANDEHPDGAAVELVPDLLEPAASGLAFVDGDRLRYVAADEPGEVSVTYEIRGPDGQSAFATVRIVVADSDAATNVAPSPPTVDARVVAGETVDIPIDLTTADPNGDGVALVGLATPASLGSATIVDGGTLRYEAGGYSAGTETLAYVVADDLGAQAQGIVRIGVAPPDGAVAPPIAEPDMVALRPGTAQTVDVLANDLDPAGLALDVVSALPQGDVEAEVVDGEVLVTAGEEPGEYGVVVTIESSRGAQAVGWLRVVVDEDAEPPAPRAQDVRVPVAAILDREQVVVDPMDAVTVADGAIDELVTTLPLDVAGTRIDADGTIRVAVAPQTRVVPYTVTREDTGESASALVVVPGTEDALPQLRPDAPPIVVASGETIEIDVDDYVVAVDGDPVLITDASSVRAEHSDGAQPVVDSRTLRFTSAPGYFGFASIAFEVTDGESPGDPDGRVASIVLPITVEPGEGLPGRVLGTTLQLEQGGTRELDLARITTAPDPEAVAGFSWSLGDVPPGFSATIDGSLLTVRTAGAQVGTTGELEVAVTGPDGDGIPGTLRLVTISSTRPLAQPQPDRIEVVRGGAASVDLLANDEATNPFPGTPLVLAAVDQSTVPLGVALRRAAGSSVLSVETSELARVGTTTVRYQVLDATGDPRRAVWSTLTIVVHDVPDRPAPPQQAADQHIDAGLVVRITPPGDGNSPILGYTLLGPNGYRHECGPSTTCTLTDLPVGVDVRLQVVARNAVGASEPSSPSEPMHADRLPAPVTGVSSTPTSTAGTTIVRWQAATVPQGATGVTGYLVRVREAGILLRLDAAAREVALSGLQPGRAYEVEVAATNDAGVADDAWRWSTPHPFTAVGPPGQTSVVLSGFDEASSTASVVWAAPASGGADLRYRLQAVAAGAPTPSCSSTGGGTPAGQSGTSGTVRLPSGGRSQIVVVADNGWFCSVSVSAPVLPSAPDAGDLRIALDDGTEQAPRDALDMLVTAVTPDQGTTMEVRVQGPNVQGAWTPVAAGDRLVPAGLVYGREYVVDIRQCSPGQTLVACSQPQRVGAYTPLSLAAVLSLPLECRWNEPLRGAAPPTNANATNRVVATFTMADGSEVERTGDANQPIVVPAGAASVQVVGQVTSGLLDTVTGRNPLPSPAAACSM, encoded by the coding sequence GTGAGTCGCGCGACGCGGATCGGCGGGATCGCCCTCGGCGGCGTGCTCGCCGTGTCCGTCGCGACCGCGGCGGCCCTCTGGCCCGGCAACGCGGCGCTCGACCCTCGGCTCGATGCGTCGAGCGTGTGGGTCGCGAACGCCGCCGCCGACCTCGTGGGCGTCGTGAACACGCAGACCGACCAGCTCGAGTCGATCGTCGCTCCCGGCGGCGCCGCGAGCGAGGTCGTGCAGGGATCCGAGGGCGTGCTCGTCGTCGATCGCGCCGCGAGCGTCATGCGCGCGCTCGATCCCGCGACGCTCGAGCGCGGACCCGCCGTGCTGCTGCCCGCGGGATCCGACGTGCAGGTCGCCGGCGACGCCGTCTCGATCGTCGCGCCCTCGAGCGGCGACGTGTGGGTGACCGACGTCGCCGCCGTGCAGTCGGGCGAGGAGCTCGGCGACCCCGTGGTGCAGCTCGGCCGCGGAGCCGTCGCCGCACTCACCTCGTCGACGCTGTTCGCGGCCTCGCCGGGGCTCGGACGCGTGCTCGAGATCGACGTGGCCACGGGCGAGACGCTCGCGTCGTCGGACGCGCCGATGTCGCCGGAGGAGCCGAGCCTGCAGATCACCGCGGTCGGCGAGCGGTGGGTCCTGCTCGACACGACGTCGAACGTGCTCTCCAGCCGCGGCTGGGAGACCCGCCTCCAGGCGGAGTCGGCGGTCCTGCAGCTGCCCGGGCCCGCATCCGGGCGCGTGCTCGTCGCGACCGACACGGGGATCGAGGCGCGCGAGCTGGGCGTCGAGACGGTCGACGTCGTCGCATCCGGCCTCGACGGGGCGCCCTCGCGACCGCTCGTGCACGACGGCTGCGTCTTCGGCGCGTGGGCGTCGGGCGCCGTCTGGCGCGGCTGCGGTGCGGACGAGGCGCTCCTCGAGCTCGATGGCGTGGAGGCCGGCGCGCAGCTCGCGCTCGTCGCACGCGGCGACGCCGTCGTGCTCGCGGACGCGGGGTCGGGCGATGCGTGGACCGTGGCGCGCGACGGCGCGCTCGTCGACGACTGGTCGCTGCCCGCGCCGCCGGCCGTCGCGCCCGGCGGCGAGGAGCCCGAGGATCCGGGCGCCGGCGCGGACGACCCCGAGCAGCTGCCGCCGACCGCGAACGACGACGCGCTCGGTGCCAGGCCGGGTCGGGTCACGCTGCTGCCGGTGCTCGAGAACGACGTCGACCCGAACGGCGACGTCCTCACGGTCGTCGCGGTCGACGGCGACCCGAACGCCACGATCGCGCCCGACGGGCGATCCATCCGCCTCGCGCTGCCCGCCGACGCGTCGGGCCAGGTCGTGCTCGCGTACCGGATCTCGGACGGCGCCGGTGGCGAGGACACGGCGACCGCGACCGTCGAGGTGCGCGCGCCGGAGCAGGACGAGCCGCCCGTCGCGCAGCGGTCGGTGCAGCTCGAGATCGCTCCGGGCGAGGCCGTGGTCGCGAACGCCTTCGACCACTGGATCGATCCCGACGGCGACGCGCTCGTGCTCGTCGACGCGTCGAGCGACGCGGGCGACGTCGTGCGCTTCCGCGGCGACGGACGCATCGAGATCGTCGACGGCGGCGCCGGCACGGTGCGCGACCTCGCCATCGCGGTCTCCGACGGCACCACGATCGTGCGCGGCACCATCGGGCTCGTCCCCGTCGAGCAGCCGCCGCTCGTCGCGGGCACGGTCACCGCCACGACCCGGCTGGGGCAGACGACGATCCTCGAGCCGCTGCTGTCGGCGCGCGGCGGCGACGCGCTCTCGCTCCACAACGTCAACGGACCCGCGGGGGTCGTGCAGGCCAGCTACGTCGACGACACGATCGCCGTGACGCCCGACGCGGTCGGCACGACCGCGTTCACGTACGTCGTGAGCGACGGCGTCGAGACCGCGACGGGTCAGGTGCGGGTGCAGGTGCTGCCTGCCGTGGATCCCGCGACCCCGCCGCAGCCCGCGCCGCACGCCGTCGGGGTGCTCTCCGGCGGCGCCGTCGAGGTCCCGGTCGCCGACCTCGACGTGGATCCCGCGGGGGGCGTGCTCGTCGTGACCGGCGCGAGCGTCGACAGCGACGCCGTGCGGGTCGACGTCGTCGACCAGGAGCGCGTGCGCATCGAGCTCGGCGGCCCGCTCGGCGGCCCCGCGACCGTGCGCTACGGGCTCTCGAACGGCGCCTCGACCGCGGAGGGCACCATCGAGGTGGTCGAGCGCGACGCCGCGATGCAGGCGCCGATCGCGCGCGACGACGCCGTGCGCGTGCAGCCGGGCGGCGCCGTCGACGTGCCCGTCCTGGCGAACGACGAGCACCCCGACGGCGCAGCGGTCGAGCTCGTCCCGGACCTCCTCGAGCCCGCCGCGTCCGGTCTCGCCTTCGTCGACGGCGATCGCCTGCGCTACGTCGCCGCCGACGAGCCCGGCGAGGTCTCCGTCACCTACGAGATCCGCGGCCCCGACGGGCAGTCCGCGTTCGCCACGGTCCGCATCGTCGTCGCCGACTCCGACGCCGCCACGAACGTAGCCCCCTCGCCGCCCACCGTGGACGCGCGCGTCGTCGCCGGCGAGACCGTCGACATCCCGATCGACCTGACGACCGCCGACCCGAACGGCGACGGCGTCGCGCTCGTCGGGCTCGCGACGCCGGCGAGCCTCGGCAGCGCCACGATCGTCGACGGCGGCACGCTGCGGTACGAGGCGGGCGGCTACTCGGCGGGCACCGAGACCCTCGCCTACGTCGTCGCCGACGACCTCGGCGCGCAGGCCCAGGGCATCGTGCGCATCGGCGTCGCACCACCGGACGGCGCCGTCGCTCCGCCGATCGCCGAGCCCGACATGGTCGCGCTGCGCCCGGGCACGGCGCAGACCGTGGACGTCCTCGCCAACGACCTCGACCCCGCGGGGCTCGCCCTCGACGTCGTGAGCGCACTGCCGCAGGGTGACGTCGAGGCGGAGGTCGTCGACGGGGAGGTGCTCGTGACCGCGGGCGAGGAGCCCGGCGAGTACGGCGTCGTCGTGACGATCGAGTCCTCGCGCGGCGCGCAGGCCGTCGGCTGGCTGCGCGTCGTCGTCGACGAGGACGCCGAGCCCCCCGCCCCGCGTGCGCAGGACGTGCGCGTGCCCGTCGCCGCGATCCTCGACCGTGAGCAGGTCGTCGTCGATCCCATGGACGCCGTCACGGTGGCCGACGGCGCGATCGACGAGCTCGTCACGACCCTGCCGCTCGACGTCGCCGGGACGCGGATCGACGCCGACGGCACGATCCGGGTCGCCGTCGCCCCGCAGACGCGCGTCGTGCCCTACACCGTGACGCGCGAGGACACGGGGGAGTCCGCCTCGGCGCTCGTCGTCGTGCCGGGCACCGAGGACGCCCTGCCGCAGCTGCGTCCCGACGCGCCGCCCATCGTCGTCGCGTCGGGGGAGACGATCGAGATCGACGTCGACGACTACGTCGTGGCCGTCGATGGCGACCCCGTCCTCATCACCGACGCGTCGAGCGTGCGCGCCGAGCACTCCGACGGCGCGCAGCCCGTCGTCGACTCGCGCACGCTGCGCTTCACGTCCGCGCCCGGGTACTTCGGGTTCGCGAGCATCGCCTTCGAGGTGACCGACGGCGAGTCGCCCGGCGATCCCGACGGGCGCGTCGCCTCCATCGTGCTGCCCATCACCGTCGAGCCCGGCGAGGGCCTGCCGGGTCGAGTGCTCGGCACGACGCTGCAGCTCGAGCAGGGCGGCACGAGGGAGCTCGACCTCGCGCGCATCACGACGGCGCCGGATCCGGAGGCCGTCGCCGGCTTCTCGTGGTCCCTCGGCGACGTCCCGCCGGGCTTTTCGGCGACGATCGACGGCTCGCTGCTCACCGTGCGCACCGCGGGCGCGCAGGTCGGCACGACCGGCGAGCTCGAGGTCGCGGTGACGGGGCCCGACGGCGACGGCATCCCCGGCACCCTCCGTCTCGTGACCATCTCGTCGACCAGGCCGCTCGCGCAGCCGCAGCCCGACCGGATCGAGGTCGTGCGCGGCGGCGCCGCGAGCGTCGACCTCCTCGCCAACGACGAGGCCACGAACCCCTTCCCGGGCACGCCGCTCGTGCTCGCCGCCGTCGACCAGTCGACGGTGCCCCTCGGCGTCGCGTTGCGGCGCGCGGCAGGCTCGAGCGTCCTCTCGGTCGAGACGTCCGAGCTCGCGCGCGTGGGCACGACCACCGTGCGGTACCAGGTGCTCGACGCGACGGGCGATCCGCGGCGCGCGGTCTGGAGCACGCTGACGATCGTGGTCCACGACGTGCCGGACCGCCCCGCACCGCCCCAGCAGGCCGCCGATCAGCACATCGACGCGGGCCTCGTGGTGCGCATCACGCCGCCCGGCGACGGCAACAGCCCCATCCTCGGCTACACGCTGCTCGGCCCGAACGGGTACCGGCACGAGTGCGGGCCGTCCACGACGTGCACGCTCACCGACCTGCCGGTCGGGGTCGACGTGCGACTGCAGGTCGTCGCCCGCAACGCCGTCGGAGCGAGCGAGCCGTCGTCGCCGTCGGAGCCCATGCACGCCGACCGCCTGCCCGCGCCCGTGACGGGCGTGTCCTCCACGCCGACGTCGACCGCGGGCACGACGATCGTGCGCTGGCAGGCGGCGACGGTGCCGCAGGGGGCGACGGGCGTCACGGGATACCTCGTGCGGGTGCGGGAGGCGGGCATCCTGCTGCGCCTCGACGCCGCCGCGCGCGAGGTCGCCCTCTCCGGCCTGCAGCCCGGCCGGGCCTACGAGGTCGAGGTCGCCGCGACCAACGATGCGGGCGTCGCCGACGACGCCTGGCGCTGGTCGACGCCGCATCCGTTCACGGCGGTGGGGCCGCCGGGACAGACCTCGGTGGTGCTGTCGGGCTTCGACGAGGCGTCGAGCACCGCGAGCGTCGTCTGGGCGGCGCCGGCCTCCGGCGGAGCGGACCTGCGGTACCGGCTGCAGGCCGTCGCGGCAGGAGCGCCGACGCCGAGCTGCAGCTCGACGGGCGGCGGGACCCCGGCGGGTCAGTCGGGCACGTCGGGCACCGTGCGGCTGCCGTCCGGCGGACGCAGCCAGATCGTCGTCGTCGCCGACAACGGCTGGTTCTGCAGCGTGTCGGTGAGCGCGCCGGTGCTGCCGTCCGCCCCGGACGCCGGCGACCTGCGGATCGCGCTCGACGACGGCACCGAGCAGGCGCCGCGCGATGCGCTCGACATGCTCGTCACGGCCGTGACGCCGGACCAGGGCACGACGATGGAGGTGCGCGTGCAGGGCCCGAACGTGCAGGGCGCGTGGACGCCCGTCGCGGCGGGGGACCGGCTCGTGCCCGCCGGCCTCGTCTACGGTCGCGAGTACGTCGTCGACATCCGGCAGTGCTCGCCGGGGCAGACGCTCGTCGCGTGCAGCCAGCCGCAGCGCGTCGGCGCCTACACGCCGCTGAGCCTCGCCGCCGTGCTCTCCCTGCCGCTCGAGTGCCGGTGGAACGAGCCGCTGCGGGGCGCGGCGCCGCCGACGAACGCGAACGCGACGAACCGCGTCGTCGCGACGTTCACGATGGCCGACGGCAGCGAGGTCGAGCGGACGGGGGACGCCAACCAGCCGATCGTCGTGCCCGCGGGTGCTGCCTCGGTGCAGGTCGTCGGACAGGTAACGTCGGGGCTGCTCGACACCGTCACCGGCAGGAACCCGCTGCCATCGCCCGCCGCCGCGTGCAGCATGTAG